The following proteins are encoded in a genomic region of Sorangiineae bacterium MSr12523:
- a CDS encoding NPP1 family protein, which produces MSKMKTALRVLTGAGWMLLAGVALADPPQALDWNAPWSDRSYEPAFDYDGDGCYPTPAIGRDGTINRGLNPSGALNGQCHDMSDLDNTNGYSRSKCNHGWCAYMYGLYFEKDQAVAGSGIGGHRNDWEHVVVWVPDGDWPAYVSVSAHGNYTTYSRNDVPWDDSGTHPKVIYHKDGIRTHCFRIAGFGEQPENLKGSWQFPPLIGWDNYPPGFRDKLTQYDFGSAQFGLRDGSFNGELSKAKPANIPFDPNG; this is translated from the coding sequence ATGTCCAAAATGAAAACCGCGTTGCGAGTTCTCACGGGAGCTGGCTGGATGCTCTTGGCCGGTGTCGCATTGGCGGATCCGCCGCAGGCCCTCGATTGGAATGCGCCGTGGTCGGACCGCAGCTACGAGCCGGCATTCGACTACGATGGTGACGGTTGCTACCCCACGCCCGCCATTGGCCGGGATGGAACGATCAATCGCGGTTTGAATCCGAGCGGCGCGCTCAATGGCCAGTGTCACGATATGTCGGACCTGGACAATACGAATGGCTACTCACGCTCCAAGTGCAACCATGGTTGGTGCGCGTACATGTACGGTCTTTATTTCGAGAAAGACCAAGCCGTCGCGGGATCGGGGATCGGCGGGCATCGAAATGATTGGGAGCACGTCGTCGTGTGGGTTCCCGACGGGGATTGGCCGGCGTACGTTTCCGTATCTGCGCACGGTAACTACACCACGTATTCGCGCAACGACGTCCCCTGGGACGACTCGGGCACGCACCCCAAGGTCATCTACCACAAGGACGGCATCCGCACGCACTGCTTCCGGATCGCCGGATTCGGCGAGCAGCCCGAGAATCTCAAAGGCTCGTGGCAATTCCCTCCCCTCATCGGCTGGGACAATTACCCGCCGGGCTTTCGCGACAAGTTGACCCAATACGATTTCGGCAGTGCGCAGTTTGGACTGCGGGACGGCAGCTTCAATGGAGAACTCTCCAAAGCGAAGCCGGCGAACATCCCGTTCGATCCCAACGGCTAG
- a CDS encoding DUF2169 domain-containing protein produces MSTAGSLSLIDAVDAPDGTAILHAFAKRTYTFAPGHRPVVAPLQVPLHIDPVYYEATGQGSETAPRTDPDIFCHMKSGTDVVVQGTAYSTNGPVPCMDVGVSIVGTNQPDGPARRIRVTGDRRVEYRGQGHDVMFTPPVPFERMPLTYDRAYGGCDLWSAAEHPDRIANWLGKHSKFDGNSLSLYRYPRNPAGRGFLVHPSRAAFDAMMLPNLEFPEDMLTPSRLCTGDSYQWPKAPFPAGFDWFDPSWFPRLAFLLAMGAPHKCEPSDFSEVRGGVIPAELVAQRPNDDGVGFVPGAPGQGRFYHGASPWLAVAPLTGRETIVLWGMHPTAPRLDIPLPDEAPQILIELPNGRVVETEASLRSVVLRPDEGQLTMVWAARHWAGQLLTEAHVTRMRHAVRWRAR; encoded by the coding sequence ATGAGCACCGCAGGGAGTCTCTCGCTCATCGATGCGGTGGATGCGCCGGACGGGACGGCCATTTTGCATGCATTCGCGAAGCGCACGTACACGTTCGCGCCCGGGCACCGGCCCGTCGTGGCGCCGTTGCAAGTGCCATTGCACATCGACCCCGTGTATTACGAGGCGACCGGCCAAGGGAGCGAAACGGCGCCACGGACCGATCCCGATATATTTTGCCATATGAAATCCGGCACCGACGTGGTGGTTCAAGGTACCGCGTACTCCACGAATGGGCCGGTGCCGTGCATGGACGTGGGGGTCAGCATCGTCGGCACGAATCAGCCGGATGGCCCCGCGCGGCGTATCCGCGTGACCGGGGATCGGCGCGTCGAATATCGGGGCCAAGGTCATGACGTGATGTTCACGCCGCCGGTGCCCTTCGAGCGAATGCCCCTCACCTACGATCGCGCCTATGGCGGATGCGATCTCTGGTCGGCGGCGGAGCACCCCGATCGCATTGCGAATTGGCTGGGCAAGCACTCGAAATTCGACGGTAATAGCTTGTCCTTGTATCGATATCCGCGCAATCCCGCTGGCCGCGGGTTCCTGGTGCACCCCTCGCGTGCGGCGTTCGATGCGATGATGCTACCGAACCTCGAGTTTCCCGAGGATATGCTCACGCCTTCGCGGCTTTGCACCGGCGATTCGTACCAGTGGCCGAAGGCGCCTTTCCCGGCGGGGTTCGATTGGTTCGACCCATCGTGGTTTCCCCGTTTGGCTTTTTTGCTTGCCATGGGCGCACCGCACAAGTGCGAGCCCTCCGATTTCAGCGAGGTGCGCGGCGGCGTGATTCCCGCGGAGCTCGTAGCGCAGCGACCCAACGACGACGGCGTCGGCTTCGTTCCAGGCGCCCCCGGGCAGGGACGGTTTTACCACGGAGCATCGCCCTGGCTCGCCGTCGCGCCGCTCACCGGACGGGAGACCATCGTGCTCTGGGGCATGCACCCCACCGCGCCGCGCTTGGATATTCCGTTGCCCGACGAGGCGCCGCAGATCCTCATCGAGCTTCCCAATGGGCGCGTCGTCGAGACCGAGGCATCGCTTCGCTCCGTGGTGCTGAGGCCCGACGAGGGGCAGCTCACCATGGTGTGGGCGGCGCGGCATTGGGCGGGGCAGCTTCTCACGGAGGCACACGTCACGCGCATGCGCCATGCGGTGCGCTGGAGGGCACGATGA